One window of the Trifolium pratense cultivar HEN17-A07 linkage group LG2, ARS_RC_1.1, whole genome shotgun sequence genome contains the following:
- the LOC123908831 gene encoding LOW QUALITY PROTEIN: F-box/kelch-repeat protein At3g06240-like (The sequence of the model RefSeq protein was modified relative to this genomic sequence to represent the inferred CDS: deleted 1 base in 1 codon; substituted 1 base at 1 genomic stop codon), giving the protein MERCVDDDVVVSTNDEKVQSHIPNDLSFSILSKLPVKSLKRFECVCKSWSLLFDNPNFTKAYRKSFLTKIRAYYDEQDTSVLIHKTNDFPFEGFYNERTFELYSVSSNENNNLVKLDWPNVILDRLPGYDSGFDILRTGSSIQGTLCLFCSYDENIVLWNPSTNEFKLIPPSPFHSLSYFSIGNVSVFLPCIWLXPLKGDYKLMGHIQLPQNSDYAKDYFMSPDFDIKYFLKNQEIQQDFGDEEDFMWEIYSLRTNSWRKLDVDNDMHMHDLARTECQQLYMDGLSHRPCRSVKHNQTYLVSFDWNNEVFRTTTPLPSYMDDDYHCGLLPANLMLLNGSIALITYDFNHTYNISILGELGVKESWTKILTVRYSPCLEYPIGAGKKGDILFMKNDGELAWLDLNTEIIEDLGVIMERWLCKMVIHKENLLPFEGEII; this is encoded by the exons ATGGAGAGATGCGtggatgatgatgttgttgtttcaACAAATGACGAAAAGGTACAATCACACATACCTAACGATCTTTCCTTCTCCATTCTCTCAAAACTGCCTGTAAAATCTTTGAAGCGATTTGAATGCGTATGCAAATCATGGTCTCTCTTATTTGATAACCCTAATTTTACGAAAGCCTATCGCAAGAGTTTCTTAACAAAGATTCGTGCTTATTACGACGAACAAGATACATCTGTCCTCATACATAAAACTAATGACTTTCCTTTTGAAGGTTTTTATAACGAACGGACATTCGAGTTGTATTCTGTTTCTTCTAATGAGAATAATAATTTGGTGAAATTAGATTGGCCAAATGTCATTTTAGATAGGCTTCCCGGGTATGATTCTGGTTTTGATATTTTACGTACTGGTAGTAGTATTCAAGGAACTCTTTGTCTGTTTTGTTCATACGATGAGAATATTGTATTGTGGAACCCATCTACTAATGAATTTAAACTCATTCCTCCCAGCCCTTTTCattctttatcttattttagtATCGGGAACGTATCTGTTTTTTTACCATGTATTTGGTTATGACCAT TAAAAGGCGACTACAAACTGATGGGCCATATACAACTTCCTCAAAATTCTGATTATGCTAAGGACTATTTTATGAGTCCAGACTTTGATATCAAGTATTTTTTGAAGAATCAAGAGATTCAACAAGACTTTGGTGATGAGGAGGATTTCATGTGGGAGATATATAGTTTAAGAACTAACTCTTGGAGAAAACTTGATGTTGATAATGATATGCATATGCATGATCTGGCTAGAACAGAATGTCAACAATTGTACATGGATGGACTCTCCCACCGGCCGTGTAGAAGTGTAAAACATAATCAAACATATTTGGTGTCATTTGACTGGAACAATGAGGTTTTCCGTACAACAACACCCTTACCCTCATACATGGATGATGATTATCATTGTGGTTTGCTGCCGGCCAACTTGATGCTATTAAATGGGTCTATTGCTTTAATAACTTACGATTTCAATCATACATATAACATTTCAATTTTGGGTGAACTCGGTGTAAAAGAATCATGGACTAAAATTTTAACCGTAAGGTACTCACCTTGCCTTGAATATCCTATCGGAGCGGGGAAGAAGGGTGATATCTTGTTTATGAAAAATGATGGTGAACTAGCTTGGTTAGATTTAAATACTGAAATAATCGAGGACCTTGGTGTTATAATGGAGAGATGGTTATGCAAGATGGTAATTCATAAAGAAAACCTTCTTCCATTCGAAGGGGAGATTATTTAA
- the LOC123908830 gene encoding probable polyamine transporter At3g19553 — MGEEEEEVIVTHDANNKSNPKLTLLPLIALIFYEVSGGPFGVEDSVRAGGGPLLSLLGFLFFPLIWSLPEALVTAELATTFPHNGGYVIWVSSAFGPFWGFQQGFLKWFSGVMDNALYPVLFLDYLKQSFPIFNLMIARIPALLGITFSLTYLNYRGLHIVGFSAVLLAIFSLSPFLLIAILSLPKIRPTRWLVVDFKKVNWPGYFNNMFWNLNYWDKASTLAGEVQNPSKTFPKALFGGMLLVISSYLIPLLAGTGALTSSSNEWADGYFAQVGMLIGGFWLKLWIQAAAAMSNLGLFEAEMSSDAFQLLGMSKMGLLPAIFSSRSKYGTPTVSILFSATGVIFLSWMSFQQILEFLNFLYAIGMLLEFAAFITLRLKKPNLCRPYRVPLQTFWATMLCLPPALLLILVMCLASLRTFFVSGAVVIVGFILYPILVQAKNKKWLLFEAEQLSSPSNGWQPCESIVSGLVGHDNKDSELLLSSPLAVVEEELSLMQSDSKPN; from the exons atgggtgaagaagaagaagaagtaatAGTAACTCATGATGCCAACAACAAATCCAATCCTAAACTAACCTTATTACCTCTCATTGCTCTCATTTTCTACGAAGTTTCAGGCGGTCCTTTTGGAGTCGAAGATTCTGTGAGAGCCGGTGGTGGTCCTCTTTTATCCTTACTTGGTTTCTTGTTTTTCCCTCTTATCTGGAGCCTTCCTGAAGCTCTTGTCACCGCCGAACTCGCCACCACCTTCCCTCACAACGGCGGTTATGTTATTTGGGTTTCCTCTGCTTTTGGACCCTTTTGGGGTTTTCAACAAGGCTTTTTGAAATGGTTCAGTGGCGTCATGGATAATGCTCTTTACCCTGTTTTATTCCTAGATTACTTGAAACAATCTTTTCCTATTTTTAACTTAATGATAGCTCGAATCCCTGCTTTATTGGGTATCACATTTTCACTCACTTATCTCAATTATAGAGGTCTTCACATTGTTGGTTTCTCTGCTGTTCTTCTTGCCATTTTCTCACTTTCTCCGTTTCTCCTTATAGCTATTCTTTCTCTTCCTAAAATCAGACCAACACGATGGCTTGTTGTAGATTTTAAAAAGGTCAATTGGCCTGGTTACTTCAATAACATGTTCTGGAATTTGAATTATTGGGATAAGGCTAGTACTCTTGCAGGGGAGGTTCAAAATCCAAGTAAAACATTCCCAAAAGCACTTTTTGGAGGAATGCTTTTGGTCATTTCTTCCTATTTGATTCCACTGCTTGCAGGAACAGGTGCTTTGACTTCATCTTCAAATGAATGGGCTGATGGCTATTTTGCTCAGGTGGGGATGTTGATTGGTGGATTTTGGCTTAAGCTGTGGATTCAAGCCGCTGCTGCCATGTCTAACCTCGGTTTGTTTGAAGCAGAAATGAGCAGTGATGCTTTTCAACTTCTAGGGATGAGCAAAATGGGGTTGCTCCCAGCTATATTCTCATCAAG GTCTAAGTATGGAACGCCGACTGTTAGCATTTTGTTCTCTGCCACTGGAGTTATCTTCCTGTCATGGATGAGCTTTCAGCAAATACTAGAGTTCCTCAATTTCTTATATGCTATAGGAATGCTTCTTGAGTTTGCAGCTTTTATCACTTTGAGATTGAAGAAGCCAAATCTATGCAGACCTTATAGAGTTCCGTTGCAAACATTTTGGGCGACCATGCTTTGCTTGCCTCCTGCTTTGTTACTTATTCTAGTTATGTGTCTGGCTTCTTTGAGAACGTTCTTTGTGAGTGGAGCAGTAGTAATCGTTGGATTTATCTTATACCCTATCCTAGTTCAAGCCAAGAATAAAAAATGGTTACTATTTGAAGCCGAACAACTTTCGTCACCTTCTAATGGTTGGCAGCCATGCGAATCAATTGTTTCAGGACTGGTTGGCCATGACAACAAGGATTCTGAGCTTCTTCTGAGCTCACCATTGGCTGttgtggaagaagaattatctTTGATGCAAAGTGATTCTAAGCCAAACTAG
- the LOC123908732 gene encoding histone deacetylase 6 — translation MASSSSQSRQEESGLSEEDYDLIHGSESGWVDARTSCNHLSSLSAADLTHIPTPNTPCNTCQHPTENWLCLSCKEVLCGRFVNRHMLHHFRQTNHSVALSFSDLSVWCFSCDAYLDAQVIHQLRPVHQLAYILKFNQPPPLRPS, via the exons ATGGCTTCATCTTCTTCTCAATCTCGACAG GAGGAATCTGGGTTATCGGAAGAAGATTACGACTTAATCCATGGCTCTGAATCTGGTTGGGTCGATGCTCGAACTTCATGCAATCATCTCTCTTCCTTATCCGCTGCTGATCTTACCCACATTCCAACCCCCAATACTCCCTGCAACAC GTGCCAACACCCTACTGAAAACTGGCTTTGTTTGTCGTGTAAGGAAGTTCTCTGTGGCCGTTTTGTGAACAGGCATATGCTTCACCATTTTCGTCAAACTAATCATAGCGTGGCTCTCAGTTTCAG TGATCTCTCAGTATGGTGCTTCTCCTGTGATGCTTATTTGGACGCTCAAGTTATTCACCAATTGCGTCCTGTTCATCAACTCGCCTATATATTGAAATTCAATCAACCTCCACCACTTCGACCAAGTTGA
- the LOC123908733 gene encoding 40S ribosomal protein S29, which yields MGHSNVWNSHPKTYGPGSRTCRVCGNSHGLIRKYGLMCCRQCFHSNAKEIGFIKYR from the exons ATGGGTCACTCCAATGTCTGGAATTCTCACCCTAAGACCTACGGACCTGGTTCTCGCACCTG CCGTGTGTGTGGAAACTCACATGGATTGATCAGGAAGTACGGACTCATGTGCTGCAGGCAGTGCTTCCATAGCAATGCCAAGGAGATTGGCTTCATTAAG TATCGTTGA
- the LOC123908734 gene encoding mitotic checkpoint protein BUB3.1-like — protein MATTPMASGRELANPPSDGISNIRFSNHSDNLLVSSWDKTVRLYDATANVLRGEFLHGGPVLDCCFHDDSSGFSASADNTVRRLVFATGKEDILGKHDAPVRCVEYSYAAGQLITGSWDKTIKCWDPRGASGQERTLVGTYPQPERIYSLSLVGHRLVVATAGRHVNVYDLRNMSCPEQRRESSLKYQTRCVRCYPNGTGYALSSVEGRVAMEFFDLSEASQAKKYAFKCHRKSEAGRDIVYPVNAMAFHPIYGTFATGGCDGFVNVWDGNNKKRLYQYSKYPTSVAALSFSRDGRLLAVASSYTFEEGLKPHEQDAIYVRSVNEIEVKPKPKALPNPTA, from the exons aTGGCTACAACACCAATGGCGTCTGGTCGAGAGTTGGCGAACCCTCCATCTGATGGAATCTCCAACATTCGCTTCTCTAATCACAGTGATAATCTTCTCGTTTCATCTTGGGACAAG ACAGTGCGTCTCTACGATGCAACCGCAAATGTGCTTAGAGGAGAATTCCTTCACGGTGGACCTGTTCTTGACTGTTGTTTCCACGACGACTCTTCTGGATTCAGTGCCTCCGCCGATAACACTGTTAGGCG CCTCGTTTTCGCCACTGGTAAGGAGGATATTTTGGGAAAGCATGATGCTCCCGTTCGTTGTGTTGAGTACTCTTATGCTGCAG GGCAATTGATCACTGGTAGTTGGGACAAAACCATAAAGTGTTGGGACCCTAGGGGTGCAAGTGGACAAGAGCGCACTCTTGTTGGGACGTATCCACAGCCTGAGCGTATTTACTCTCTATCTCTTGTTGGACATCGGCTTGTTGTAGCAACAGCTGGAAGACATGTTAATGTTTATGACTTGAGGAACATGTCTTGTCCTGAACAACGGAGGGAATCTTCATTGAAATATCAAACCAGATGTGTACGCTGCTACCCAAATGGAACAG GATATGCACTTAGTTCCGTTGAAGGGAGGGTTGCAATGGAATTCTTTGACCTATCTGAAGCTAGCCAGGCAAAGAA ATATGCTTTCAAGTGTCACAGAAAATCCGAAGCTGGAAGGGATATTGTCTACCCTGTAAATGCCATGGCATTCCACCCCAT ATATGGTACATTTGCCACAGGAGGTTGTGATGGTTTTGTTAATGTATGGGACGGAAACAACAAAAAGAGGCTGTATCAG TATTCAAAATACCCAACTAGCGTTGCTGCACTCTCATTTAGCAGAGATGGACGTCTCCTAGCTGTTGCGTCAAGTTACACTTTTGAAGAGGGACTGAAACC CCATGAACAAGATGCTATCTACGTTCGCAGCGTGAATGAAATTGAGGTCAAGCCAAAACCCAAAGCCCTTCCTAATCCTACAGCGTGA
- the LOC123909820 gene encoding transcription factor bHLH84-like: protein MDSTELISQQWSSLSGLYTAEEADFMNHFLGNSSLPQHLYQNSNFRTESAFWPSHDSTIVTVTKNNNDDSNFAAQVRSSTYDSSNIFPATSCIVNNPVTNFGYISMGLSIGDSKFTPFTTQPDEKVLAHKNLQAPKEHEILISEPEEDKTTSTEKSGKRSRSSNEVPKNKRNVKCRKNMRCASRSTEDQTISSCCSEDESNSSHELRGGSSSSLSQNDSTALKLSGKSRSSRGPATDPQSLYARKRRERINERLRILQNLVPNGTKVDISTMLEEAVQYVKFLQLQIKLLSSDDLWMYSPIAYNGMNIGLELGITPTKGMHSIAIKEHSAV, encoded by the exons ATGGATTCCACTGAGCTTATTTCTCAACAATGGAGTTCTCTTAGCGGACTCTACACTGCCGAGGAAGCTGACTTTATGAACCACTTTCTTGGTAACTCCTCACTCCCACAACACCTCTATCAAAATTCCAATTTTCGAACTGAATCTGCATTTTGGCCTTCCCATGATTCCACAATTGTTACTGTCACAAAAAACAACAATGACGACTCTAACTTTGCTGCGCAAGTTCGTAGCTCAACTTACGATAGTAGTAATATCTTCCCCGCAACAAGTTGCATCGTCAACAATCCAGTAACCAACTTTGGCTATATTTCTATGGGTCTTTCCATAGGCGATTCCAAATTCACACCATTTACAACGCAACCTGATGAAAAAGTTCTAGCTCACAAAAATTTGCAGGCCCCAAAGGAACATGAAATACTAATTTCTGAACCAGAAGAGGATAAAACCACTAGCACAGAAAAATCAGGAAAAAGATCTAGAAGCTCCAATGAG GTCCCAAAGAACAAGAGGAATGTTAAATGCAGGAAGAATATGAGATGTGCTTCTAGAAGCACTGAGGATCAGACCATAAGCAGTTGTTGTTCAGAGGATGAATCCAATTCTTCTCATGAGCTACGTGGAGGGTCATCTTCAAGTTTGAGCCAGAACGATTCTACAGCTCTCAAGTTAAGTGGCAAATCAAGATCAAGCAGAGGTCCTGCTACTGACCCACAAAGCCTCTATGCAAGG aaaagaagagaaagaataaaTGAAAGGTTGAGAATCCTACAAAACCTTGTCCCAAATGGAACTAAG GTGGATATCAGCACCATGCTTGAGGAAGCTGTCCAATATGTGAAGTTTTTACAGCTTCAAATTAAG CTTCTAAGCTCTGATGATTTGTGGATGTACTCTCCTATTGCTTACAATGGAATGAACATTGGACTGGAACTTGGTATTACCCCAACAAAGGGTATGCATAGCATCGCAATAAAAGAACATTCAGCAGTTTAA
- the LOC123911000 gene encoding vacuolar-sorting receptor 1 isoform X2, whose protein sequence is MKFSVFLFIGFVLTGMSMARFVVEKNSLSVTSPDKIKGKQDSAIGNFGIPQYGGSMVGNVVYPKDNNKGCKDFDQSFKSHPGALPTILLLDRGNCFFALKVWNAQKAGASAVLVADDIEEPLITMDTPEEDGLSAKYIENITIPSALIGKSFGQKLKDAISGGDMVNVNLDWREAVPHPDDRVEYELWTNSNDECGVKCDMLIEFLKDFKGAAQILEKGGYTQFTPHYITWYCPHAFTLSKQCKSQCINHGRYCAPDPEQDFSTGYDGKDVVVENLRQLCVFKVAKQAEKSWVWWDYVTDFQIRCPMKEKKYNKECANAVIKSLGLDIAKIDKCMGDPDADAENSILKEEQDAQIGKGSRGDVTILPTLVVNNRQYRGKLEKGAVLKAICSGFEETTDPAVCLSNDVETNECLTNNGGCWQDKAANITACKDTFRGRVCECPLVDGVQFKGDGYTTCEVGGPGRCKINNGGCWHDARNGHAFSACLDDGGVKCQCPTGFKGDGVKNCEDIDECKEKKACQCPECSCKNTWGSYNCSCSGNLLYIKDHDTCISQTASQAKSSWAAFWVILIGLGMIAGGGFLVYKYRIRQYMDSEIRAIMAQYMPLDSQAEFPNHDNHERT, encoded by the exons ATGAAGTTTTCAGTGTTTTTGTTTATAGGGTTTGTGTTGACTGGTATGTCAATGGCCAGATTCGTAGTTGAGAAGAACAGTTTGTCGGTTACTTCGCCTGATAAAATTAAAGGCAAACAAGACAGTGCCATCGGTAACTTCGGTATACCTCAATACGGTGGTAGCATGGTCGGTAATGTCGTTTACCCTAAAGATAACAATAAGGGTTGTAAAGACTTCGATCAATCTTTCAAATCACACCCTGGTGCTCTTCCCACAATCCTTTTGCTCGATCGTGGAA ATTGCTTTTTTGCTTTGAAGGTTTGGAATGCACAGAAGGCTGGAGCTTCTGCAGTTCTAGTTGCCGATGATATCGAAGAACCCTTAATTACTATGGACACACCTGAAGAGGATGGGTTGTCTGCTAAATACATTGAGAACATAACAATACCATCTGCTCTTATTGGTAAAAGTTTTGGTCAGAAATTGAAGGATGCCATAAGTGGTGGGGATATGGTCAATGTTAATCTTGACTGGAGAGAGGCTGTTCCTCACCCTGATGATCGTGTCGAGTATGAGTTGTGGACAAACAGCAATGATGAATGTGGAGTTAAATGTGATATGTTGATTGAATTTTTGAAGGATTTCAAGGGTGCCGCACAGATCTTAGAGAAAGGAGGTTACACTCAGTTTACACCTCATTATATAACTTGGTACTGTCCTCATGCATTTACATTGAGTAAACAGTGTAAGTCCCAATGCATAAACCATGGAAGATATTGTGCACCAGATCCTGAGCAGGACTTCAGCACAGGTTATGATGGGAAAGATGTGGTTGTTGAAAATTTGAGGCAGCTATGTGTTTTCAAGGTGGCTAAACAAGCTGAAAAGTCTTGGGTGTGGTGGGACTATGTCACTGATTTTCAAATTAGATGCCCTATGAAAGAGAAAAAGTACAACAAGGAATGTGCAAATGCTGTCATTAAATCTCTGG GTCTTGACATCGCAAAGATTGACAAATGCATGGGAGACCCTGATGCCGATGCTGAAAATTCCATTTTGAAAGAAGAGCAAGATGCCCAA ATTGGGAAGGGATCACGTGGTGATGTTACTATATTGCCTACACTTGTCGTCAATAACAGACAATATCGAGGTAAACTGGAGAAAGGTGCTGTTCTAAAGGCTATTTGTTCCGGATTTGAAGAAACTACTGACCCAGCTGTTTGTTTGAGCAACG ATGTGGAGACAAATGAGTGCTTGACAAACAACGGTGGTTGTTGGCAGGATAAAGCAGCTAATATCACTGCATGCAAG GATACATTCCGTGGGCGAGTATGTGAATGCCCCTTGGTTGATGGTGTGCAATTCAAAGGAGACGGTTATACAACTTGTGAAG TCGGTGGACCTGGACGTTGCAAGATTAACAATGGAGGCTGTTGGCACGATGCCCGGAATGGACATGCATTTTCTGCTTGTTTG GATGATGGGGGAGTTAAATGTCAGTGTCCTACCGGGTTTAAAGGCGACGGTGTAAAAAATTGTGAAG ACATTGATGAATGCAAAGAGAAGAAAGCTTGTCAGTGTCCTGAATGTAGCTGCAAAAATACTTGGGGCAGCTATAACTGCAGTTGCAGCGGAAATCTCCTGTATATCAAGGACCATGATACCTGCATAA GTCAAACTGCCAGTCAGGCAAAATCCAGTTGGGCTGCTTTTTGGGTCATTTTGATTGGATTGGGTATGATTGCTGGAGGGGGTTTCCTTGTGTACAAATATAGAATTAGG CAATACATGGATTCTGAAATCAGAGCAATCATGGCACAATATATGCCCTTGGACAGCCAAGCAGAATTTCCAAATCACGACAATCATGAAAGaacttga
- the LOC123911000 gene encoding vacuolar-sorting receptor 1 isoform X1: protein MKFSVFLFIGFVLTGMSMARFVVEKNSLSVTSPDKIKGKQDSAIGNFGIPQYGGSMVGNVVYPKDNNKGCKDFDQSFKSHPGALPTILLLDRGNCFFALKVWNAQKAGASAVLVADDIEEPLITMDTPEEDGLSAKYIENITIPSALIGKSFGQKLKDAISGGDMVNVNLDWREAVPHPDDRVEYELWTNSNDECGVKCDMLIEFLKDFKGAAQILEKGGYTQFTPHYITWYCPHAFTLSKQCKSQCINHGRYCAPDPEQDFSTGYDGKDVVVENLRQLCVFKVAKQAEKSWVWWDYVTDFQIRCPMKEKKYNKECANAVIKSLGLDIAKIDKCMGDPDADAENSILKEEQDAQIGKGSRGDVTILPTLVVNNRQYRGKLEKGAVLKAICSGFEETTDPAVCLSNGKCLLTFGTREICRVDLFLDLILLIFWTDVETNECLTNNGGCWQDKAANITACKDTFRGRVCECPLVDGVQFKGDGYTTCEVGGPGRCKINNGGCWHDARNGHAFSACLDDGGVKCQCPTGFKGDGVKNCEDIDECKEKKACQCPECSCKNTWGSYNCSCSGNLLYIKDHDTCISQTASQAKSSWAAFWVILIGLGMIAGGGFLVYKYRIRQYMDSEIRAIMAQYMPLDSQAEFPNHDNHERT, encoded by the exons ATGAAGTTTTCAGTGTTTTTGTTTATAGGGTTTGTGTTGACTGGTATGTCAATGGCCAGATTCGTAGTTGAGAAGAACAGTTTGTCGGTTACTTCGCCTGATAAAATTAAAGGCAAACAAGACAGTGCCATCGGTAACTTCGGTATACCTCAATACGGTGGTAGCATGGTCGGTAATGTCGTTTACCCTAAAGATAACAATAAGGGTTGTAAAGACTTCGATCAATCTTTCAAATCACACCCTGGTGCTCTTCCCACAATCCTTTTGCTCGATCGTGGAA ATTGCTTTTTTGCTTTGAAGGTTTGGAATGCACAGAAGGCTGGAGCTTCTGCAGTTCTAGTTGCCGATGATATCGAAGAACCCTTAATTACTATGGACACACCTGAAGAGGATGGGTTGTCTGCTAAATACATTGAGAACATAACAATACCATCTGCTCTTATTGGTAAAAGTTTTGGTCAGAAATTGAAGGATGCCATAAGTGGTGGGGATATGGTCAATGTTAATCTTGACTGGAGAGAGGCTGTTCCTCACCCTGATGATCGTGTCGAGTATGAGTTGTGGACAAACAGCAATGATGAATGTGGAGTTAAATGTGATATGTTGATTGAATTTTTGAAGGATTTCAAGGGTGCCGCACAGATCTTAGAGAAAGGAGGTTACACTCAGTTTACACCTCATTATATAACTTGGTACTGTCCTCATGCATTTACATTGAGTAAACAGTGTAAGTCCCAATGCATAAACCATGGAAGATATTGTGCACCAGATCCTGAGCAGGACTTCAGCACAGGTTATGATGGGAAAGATGTGGTTGTTGAAAATTTGAGGCAGCTATGTGTTTTCAAGGTGGCTAAACAAGCTGAAAAGTCTTGGGTGTGGTGGGACTATGTCACTGATTTTCAAATTAGATGCCCTATGAAAGAGAAAAAGTACAACAAGGAATGTGCAAATGCTGTCATTAAATCTCTGG GTCTTGACATCGCAAAGATTGACAAATGCATGGGAGACCCTGATGCCGATGCTGAAAATTCCATTTTGAAAGAAGAGCAAGATGCCCAA ATTGGGAAGGGATCACGTGGTGATGTTACTATATTGCCTACACTTGTCGTCAATAACAGACAATATCGAGGTAAACTGGAGAAAGGTGCTGTTCTAAAGGCTATTTGTTCCGGATTTGAAGAAACTACTGACCCAGCTGTTTGTTTGAGCAACGGTAAATGTTTACTTACCtttggtacaagagaaatatGCCGTGTAGACTTGTTTTTAGACCTCATTCTTCTGATTTTCTGGACAGATGTGGAGACAAATGAGTGCTTGACAAACAACGGTGGTTGTTGGCAGGATAAAGCAGCTAATATCACTGCATGCAAG GATACATTCCGTGGGCGAGTATGTGAATGCCCCTTGGTTGATGGTGTGCAATTCAAAGGAGACGGTTATACAACTTGTGAAG TCGGTGGACCTGGACGTTGCAAGATTAACAATGGAGGCTGTTGGCACGATGCCCGGAATGGACATGCATTTTCTGCTTGTTTG GATGATGGGGGAGTTAAATGTCAGTGTCCTACCGGGTTTAAAGGCGACGGTGTAAAAAATTGTGAAG ACATTGATGAATGCAAAGAGAAGAAAGCTTGTCAGTGTCCTGAATGTAGCTGCAAAAATACTTGGGGCAGCTATAACTGCAGTTGCAGCGGAAATCTCCTGTATATCAAGGACCATGATACCTGCATAA GTCAAACTGCCAGTCAGGCAAAATCCAGTTGGGCTGCTTTTTGGGTCATTTTGATTGGATTGGGTATGATTGCTGGAGGGGGTTTCCTTGTGTACAAATATAGAATTAGG CAATACATGGATTCTGAAATCAGAGCAATCATGGCACAATATATGCCCTTGGACAGCCAAGCAGAATTTCCAAATCACGACAATCATGAAAGaacttga